In Pirellulales bacterium, a genomic segment contains:
- a CDS encoding sterol desaturase family protein, whose amino-acid sequence MSVPALLYSCGLSFLFLCLIFRPLEWAFPARPAQRFFRPAWFTDLCFFLGQYLLWGGLVFWLLSRAGDWLDGVVPAHFRDSVAGQPWWLQAIEVVLLSDLCVYWGHRLQHNVGFLWRFHSIHHSAQHLDWLAAHREHPVDTVYTLGLINLPAFVLGFPLETLAGLIAFRGIWAIYIHSNVRLPLGPLRVLLGAPELHHWHHDRDRNAGNYANISPLMDVIFGTYRCPDHEPERFGIREEISGSYVGQMLHPFLPRRRARQVVDRSLVVVAASVEAPSSQVLSAPTVNTRTTAPEADRVHVPVA is encoded by the coding sequence ATGAGCGTGCCGGCGCTGCTCTATTCTTGCGGCCTGAGCTTCTTGTTTCTGTGTCTGATTTTCCGTCCGCTGGAATGGGCGTTTCCGGCCAGGCCTGCGCAGCGTTTCTTTCGTCCCGCCTGGTTTACCGACCTGTGTTTCTTCCTCGGGCAGTACCTGTTGTGGGGCGGGCTCGTGTTCTGGCTATTGAGCCGTGCGGGCGATTGGCTCGACGGCGTCGTGCCTGCGCATTTTCGCGACTCGGTTGCGGGGCAGCCCTGGTGGCTGCAAGCAATCGAAGTGGTTCTGCTCAGCGATCTGTGCGTCTATTGGGGACATCGGTTGCAGCACAACGTCGGCTTTCTGTGGCGCTTTCATTCGATCCATCATAGTGCCCAGCATCTCGATTGGCTGGCCGCTCATCGCGAGCATCCGGTCGACACGGTCTACACGCTGGGGCTGATCAATCTGCCGGCCTTCGTGTTGGGCTTTCCGCTCGAGACCTTGGCCGGGCTAATTGCGTTTCGTGGTATTTGGGCGATTTACATTCACTCGAACGTGCGATTGCCGCTGGGGCCTTTGCGCGTGCTCTTGGGCGCGCCGGAGCTGCACCATTGGCATCACGATCGCGATCGCAATGCCGGCAATTACGCCAACATCTCGCCATTGATGGACGTGATCTTCGGCACCTACCGCTGTCCCGATCACGAGCCCGAGCGATTCGGCATTCGCGAGGAGATTTCTGGCAGCTATGTCGGTCAGATGTTGCACCCATTCCTGCCGCGTCGCCGCGCGCGGCAAGTCGTCGATCGATCGCTGGTCGTCGTAGCGGCCAGCGTCGAGGCGCCGTCGAGTCAGGTGCTTAGCGCACCGACAGTCAACACGCGAACCACGGCCCCAGAGGCCGATCGAGTGCATGTCCCTGTCGCCTGA
- the lysA gene encoding diaminopimelate decarboxylase has protein sequence MSTSSSRTLTAPADAFPTLRSEIAGLPVGDLAAKFGTPLYAYDAAKICERIEDLRVFDTIRYAQKANSNLAILDLVRRQGVLVDAVSAGEVQRAQAAGYATHGDPPPIVYTADIFDREALDLVTGLGLHVNCGSPDMIDQLGERAPGSAITLRVNPGFGHGHSRKTNTGGEQSKHGIWHEQLDDCLRRADHHGLQITGLHLHIGSGTDLEHLSQVCEAMEKLALTAGRSINSISAGGGLPVPYRSGESYVDVDVYFQLWDATRKRLETAFGHPVHLEIEPGRYLVAESGYLVSEIRAIKRMGANTFYLLDAGFNNLARPILYGSYHPMAVVPRGEHSGTRPTVEVIVGGPLCESGDIFTQTEGGFVATRSLPAAQVGDLVVIENAGAYGAVMGSNYNSKPIAAEVLIRSGQAHLVRERQSFADLVRGESIPPAE, from the coding sequence ATGTCAACTTCCTCGTCTCGCACGTTAACCGCCCCGGCCGACGCTTTTCCCACCCTCCGCAGCGAGATTGCCGGCCTGCCGGTGGGCGATCTGGCGGCGAAGTTCGGCACGCCGCTGTACGCCTACGACGCCGCCAAGATCTGCGAGCGGATCGAAGACCTGCGCGTCTTCGACACGATCCGCTACGCACAGAAGGCAAACTCGAATCTCGCCATTCTCGATTTGGTACGTCGTCAAGGCGTGCTAGTCGATGCGGTGAGCGCCGGCGAGGTGCAGCGCGCGCAGGCCGCGGGCTATGCGACCCACGGCGATCCCCCGCCGATCGTCTACACCGCCGATATCTTCGATCGCGAAGCGCTCGACCTGGTCACGGGCCTCGGGCTGCACGTGAATTGCGGCTCGCCCGACATGATCGATCAATTGGGCGAGCGTGCGCCGGGCAGCGCGATCACGTTGCGCGTAAATCCGGGGTTCGGCCACGGCCACAGCCGCAAGACAAACACCGGCGGCGAGCAGTCGAAGCACGGTATCTGGCACGAGCAGCTCGACGATTGTCTGCGCCGCGCCGATCACCACGGTTTGCAAATCACGGGCCTGCATTTGCACATTGGCTCGGGCACCGATTTGGAGCATCTATCCCAAGTTTGCGAGGCGATGGAAAAGCTGGCCCTGACGGCCGGACGATCGATCAATTCGATCAGCGCCGGTGGCGGCTTGCCGGTGCCGTATCGGTCGGGCGAATCGTACGTCGACGTCGACGTCTATTTTCAATTATGGGACGCGACGCGCAAGCGACTGGAAACGGCCTTTGGCCATCCAGTGCATCTGGAAATCGAGCCGGGCCGATACCTGGTCGCCGAGAGCGGCTACCTGGTCTCCGAGATTCGCGCCATCAAGCGGATGGGGGCCAACACGTTCTATTTGCTCGACGCGGGCTTCAACAATCTGGCCCGGCCAATCTTGTACGGGTCGTACCATCCGATGGCGGTGGTGCCGCGCGGCGAGCATTCCGGCACGCGCCCCACGGTCGAAGTGATCGTCGGTGGTCCGCTGTGCGAGTCGGGGGACATCTTCACGCAGACCGAAGGGGGCTTTGTCGCCACCCGCAGTTTGCCGGCCGCGCAAGTGGGAGACCTGGTCGTTATCGAGAATGCCGGCGCGTACGGCGCCGTGATGGGCTCGAATTACAACTCGAAGCCGATCGCCGCCGAAGTCCTTATCCGCTCGGGACAAGCCCACCTAGTCCGCGAGCGTCAATCGTTCGCAGACCTGGTCCGCGGTGAATCGATCCCACCGGCCGAATAG
- the tadA gene encoding tRNA adenosine(34) deaminase TadA, with translation MHEEFMQLALAEARRAFEQDEVPVGAVIIHEGRVIAAAHNQREQLQDPTAHAEMIAITQAAAARGSWRLDDCLLYVTLEPCPMCAGAIVQARLPWLIYGATDPKAGAVHTLFQLVSDRRLNHRVETVGGVLAQESSELLSGFFRNQRALGKK, from the coding sequence GTGCACGAAGAGTTCATGCAATTGGCGCTCGCCGAGGCGCGACGGGCTTTCGAGCAAGACGAAGTTCCCGTGGGCGCCGTGATTATCCACGAAGGGCGCGTCATCGCCGCGGCCCACAATCAGCGCGAGCAGCTGCAAGATCCCACGGCACATGCCGAGATGATCGCCATCACGCAAGCCGCGGCGGCGCGCGGCAGTTGGCGCTTGGACGACTGTCTGCTGTACGTCACTTTAGAGCCCTGCCCGATGTGCGCCGGAGCCATCGTGCAGGCCCGTCTGCCGTGGCTGATTTACGGCGCGACCGATCCCAAAGCCGGCGCGGTACACACCCTCTTCCAACTGGTCAGCGATCGTCGCCTGAATCACCGCGTCGAAACGGTTGGCGGCGTGCTGGCACAGGAATCGAGCGAGTTGCTCAGCGGATTCTTTCGCAACCAGCGCGCCCTGGGAAAGAAATAA
- a CDS encoding VWA domain-containing protein: MAASPPLARSRVRRPPLWLRLSMPSWLVSLLLHATLLVVLAVTVQVRPRGLPGGFGREGLSLFESSGAGEGSGEYFDDEPSGGGPGAMVNVSSAAEASWGNGSDQGAGGALFDDAPPVDALAALPKTAGGGGMGSVGEGIAGATGAGGFTSGSGSGSGSGGKGRGGPAGGRARTKLYGIEADGYKFIYVFDRSGSMGGSGQNTPLSSAKANLLASLESLGDTHQFQIIFYNEKPTMFALAGHPDRLVFGNEANRATARQFVRNIVADGGTRHEEALWMALNMQPDVIFFLTDADQPELSPSQMERIQRANNGRCSINTIEFGLGPPIHSDNFLVRLARENNGKYTYVDVSKNALNP; the protein is encoded by the coding sequence ATGGCCGCGAGCCCGCCCTTGGCCCGATCGCGCGTGCGCCGGCCTCCGCTGTGGCTGCGGCTCAGTATGCCCTCGTGGCTGGTCTCTCTCCTCCTTCATGCCACGCTGCTGGTGGTCTTGGCAGTAACGGTGCAGGTGCGCCCGCGTGGCTTGCCTGGCGGCTTCGGGCGCGAGGGGTTGTCACTTTTCGAATCCAGCGGCGCAGGGGAGGGCTCGGGCGAGTATTTCGACGACGAACCGTCGGGCGGCGGTCCAGGAGCGATGGTTAACGTTTCCTCCGCGGCCGAAGCATCCTGGGGAAATGGTTCTGACCAAGGTGCCGGCGGCGCACTGTTCGATGACGCGCCCCCAGTCGATGCCCTGGCAGCACTACCCAAGACGGCAGGCGGCGGAGGAATGGGTTCGGTCGGAGAGGGCATCGCCGGAGCCACGGGCGCCGGCGGCTTTACCTCGGGCTCTGGTTCAGGTTCGGGCTCTGGGGGAAAAGGACGTGGCGGACCTGCTGGCGGTCGCGCGCGAACGAAGCTCTATGGCATCGAGGCCGATGGCTACAAGTTTATCTACGTCTTCGATCGCTCGGGCAGCATGGGGGGCTCGGGACAGAACACGCCGCTAAGTTCGGCGAAGGCCAACCTGCTGGCTAGCCTGGAAAGTCTGGGAGACACGCACCAGTTCCAGATTATTTTCTACAACGAAAAGCCCACCATGTTCGCGCTGGCCGGCCATCCCGACCGATTGGTGTTTGGCAACGAGGCGAATCGGGCGACCGCGCGGCAGTTTGTCCGCAATATCGTGGCCGATGGCGGCACGCGGCACGAAGAGGCGCTGTGGATGGCGCTCAACATGCAACCGGATGTGATCTTCTTTCTCACCGACGCCGACCAGCCTGAGCTGTCGCCCTCGCAAATGGAGAGGATCCAACGTGCTAACAATGGACGGTGCTCGATCAACACGATCGAGTTTGGATTGGGCCCGCCGATCCATAGCGATAACTTCCTGGTGCGATTGGCGCGGGAAAACAACGGCAAGTACACGTACGTCGATGTCTCCAAAAATGCGCTCAATCCGTAG
- a CDS encoding NYN domain-containing protein — MSVEPLIAVFVDFENLAIGVREMGVGGFQIQFVLKRLLEKGRIVYKRAYCDWSHYKDAVQEFHGQGVELIDIPQRRMSGKNSADIRMVVDAIDLCYSKDHIDVFALISGDSDFSPLVSKLKENNKRVLGCGVKSSTSDLLIANCDEFIYYDDLIRAAKKTRAPSPKKGKPEEDKKQEAAERVLEVLQSVEQDYDPLWGSLLKQTIRRVYPGFSESYYGYGSFSDLLEDIKAKGLIELEYDESRGNYKVRQLKR; from the coding sequence ATGTCTGTCGAACCACTGATTGCCGTCTTCGTCGATTTCGAGAACCTGGCCATCGGCGTCCGCGAGATGGGAGTCGGCGGTTTTCAGATTCAATTTGTCCTGAAAAGATTGCTGGAGAAGGGACGGATCGTCTACAAGCGCGCGTACTGTGATTGGAGTCACTACAAGGACGCCGTGCAGGAGTTTCATGGGCAAGGCGTCGAACTGATCGACATTCCTCAGCGGCGGATGAGCGGCAAGAACAGCGCCGACATTCGCATGGTCGTCGACGCCATCGACCTGTGCTACTCGAAAGACCATATCGACGTCTTCGCCCTGATCTCGGGCGATAGCGATTTTTCGCCCCTGGTCTCCAAGCTCAAGGAAAACAACAAGCGGGTCCTCGGCTGCGGCGTAAAGAGCTCGACCTCGGACCTGCTGATCGCGAACTGCGACGAGTTTATCTACTACGACGACCTGATCCGGGCGGCCAAAAAGACGCGCGCTCCCTCCCCCAAAAAAGGCAAGCCCGAGGAAGACAAGAAACAAGAGGCGGCCGAGCGCGTGCTGGAGGTGTTGCAGTCGGTCGAGCAAGATTACGATCCGTTGTGGGGCTCGCTGCTGAAGCAAACAATACGGCGCGTCTATCCCGGCTTTAGCGAGTCTTACTACGGCTACGGCAGCTTTTCGGACTTGCTCGAAGACATCAAGGCCAAGGGGCTGATCGAACTGGAGTACGACGAAAGCCGCGGCAACTACAAGGTTCGCCAACTCAAGCGGTAA
- a CDS encoding fucose isomerase translates to MDYELPTTTRPARIGKNQVLLVASGDLRPAANRNCWASQLDMEQKLGQALADAGHELVRAHPYREDQGHGFISSQKEGMCVFAGLDSKAPLIVAEAVWQYSHHVLHGLASHRGPILTVANWSGTWPGLVGMLNLNGSLTKADVPYSTLWSEDFTDEFFTSGLRRWLRKGELRHKTEHVVSWDDVKPPRAERRLGKALAEQLLANKAIMGVFDEGCMGMFNAIVPDHLLQPTGVYKERLSQSALYYESTQVSDDEATAVRRWMEDRGMKFVTGTRAEDELTDEQIHQQCKMYVAAVRIADDFGCHTIGIQYQQGLKDLLPASDLVEGTLNNADRPPVTSRDGSRVLYEGQPLPHFNEVDECAGLDALMTYRIHRAMGQPVENTLHDIRWGDIDRSGTVADYVWVFLISGAAPPAHFTGGWSGASSERQPPMYFRMGGGTLKGVSRPGEIVWSRVYVARDRLKMDLGRARVVELPAEETERRWQATTPQWPIMHAVTYGVSRDQMMARHKSNHIHVVYANSADEADRALCAKAAMADALGLEVSLCGTRADGKSW, encoded by the coding sequence ATGGATTATGAGCTTCCCACGACGACACGCCCAGCCCGCATCGGTAAGAACCAGGTTCTGCTGGTGGCCAGTGGCGATCTGCGCCCGGCCGCCAATCGGAACTGCTGGGCTTCGCAACTAGACATGGAGCAGAAACTGGGTCAGGCGCTCGCTGACGCCGGGCACGAATTGGTGCGCGCGCATCCCTATCGCGAGGACCAAGGGCATGGCTTCATCAGTTCGCAAAAAGAAGGCATGTGCGTCTTTGCCGGCCTTGATTCCAAAGCTCCGCTGATCGTGGCCGAGGCCGTGTGGCAGTACTCTCATCATGTTCTACACGGGCTGGCATCGCACCGCGGGCCGATCCTCACCGTGGCTAACTGGTCGGGCACGTGGCCAGGGCTAGTGGGCATGTTGAACCTGAACGGCTCGCTGACCAAGGCCGACGTCCCCTATTCGACCCTGTGGAGCGAAGATTTTACGGACGAGTTCTTCACCTCGGGGCTGCGCCGTTGGCTTCGCAAAGGCGAACTTCGGCACAAGACCGAACACGTCGTATCGTGGGATGATGTGAAGCCGCCTCGCGCCGAGCGGCGACTCGGCAAAGCGCTGGCCGAACAGCTGCTCGCCAACAAAGCCATCATGGGCGTGTTCGACGAAGGTTGCATGGGCATGTTCAACGCCATCGTGCCAGACCATTTGCTGCAGCCGACCGGGGTCTACAAGGAACGACTCAGTCAATCGGCCCTGTACTACGAATCAACTCAGGTGTCCGACGACGAAGCGACGGCTGTGCGCCGCTGGATGGAAGATCGCGGCATGAAGTTCGTCACCGGCACCCGCGCCGAAGATGAATTGACCGACGAACAAATCCATCAGCAGTGCAAAATGTACGTGGCGGCCGTGCGCATCGCCGATGACTTTGGGTGCCATACGATCGGTATTCAATACCAGCAGGGACTGAAAGATCTGCTCCCAGCGAGCGACCTGGTCGAGGGGACGCTGAACAACGCCGACCGGCCGCCGGTCACCAGCCGCGACGGCTCACGCGTGCTCTACGAGGGTCAGCCGCTGCCACATTTCAATGAAGTCGACGAGTGCGCAGGCTTGGACGCCCTAATGACGTATCGTATCCATCGAGCGATGGGCCAACCGGTAGAAAACACTCTGCACGACATTCGCTGGGGAGATATCGATCGGTCTGGCACTGTTGCGGACTACGTGTGGGTCTTCCTGATTAGCGGCGCGGCGCCGCCGGCGCATTTCACCGGGGGCTGGAGCGGAGCTTCGAGCGAACGACAACCGCCGATGTACTTCCGCATGGGGGGTGGCACGTTGAAGGGCGTTTCGCGGCCGGGCGAGATCGTCTGGTCGCGCGTCTACGTCGCGCGCGATCGCTTGAAGATGGACCTGGGACGGGCGCGAGTCGTCGAATTGCCAGCAGAGGAAACCGAGCGACGCTGGCAGGCCACGACGCCGCAGTGGCCGATCATGCACGCCGTCACCTACGGCGTATCGCGCGACCAAATGATGGCCCGGCATAAGAGCAATCACATTCACGTTGTCTATGCCAACAGCGCCGACGAGGCCGACCGGGCCCTCTGCGCAAAGGCCGCGATGGCGGATGCGCTCGGATTGGAAGTGTCGCTGTGCGGCACGCGCGCCGACGGTAAAAGTTGGTAG
- a CDS encoding diguanylate cyclase has protein sequence MKVLIAEDEMVSRRLLEATLRRWDYEVIVAHDGHQALDIVQRPDGPKLVVFDWLMPGLDGLELCRRVRAQHQEPYTYILLLTGKRDPADVVEGLSAGADDYITKPFDPAELKVRLRAGKRILCLQEQLISAREALRELALHDSLTKLWNRAAIHDMLAVEVSRSRREGASLAAIVADLDHFKLINDTHGHLVGDAVLSATAKALTQSTRPYDPIGRIGGEEFLILLPGCNQVNAVSHAERLRAAVERLSVETASGLINVTASIGVAVLDRGSEAEAFELIRSADEALYRAKRNGRNRVECNRVSGPLPELTTV, from the coding sequence ATGAAAGTTCTCATAGCGGAAGACGAAATGGTGTCGCGACGTCTGCTCGAAGCGACGCTGCGACGTTGGGACTATGAAGTGATCGTCGCCCATGACGGGCATCAGGCACTGGATATCGTGCAGCGCCCTGATGGCCCGAAACTGGTGGTGTTTGACTGGCTGATGCCAGGACTCGATGGCCTCGAGCTATGCCGCAGAGTTCGTGCCCAGCACCAAGAGCCCTACACATACATCCTGCTATTGACGGGCAAGCGCGATCCGGCGGATGTCGTCGAGGGACTATCGGCCGGCGCCGACGATTACATCACCAAGCCGTTCGATCCGGCGGAATTGAAGGTGCGGCTGCGAGCCGGCAAGCGCATTCTTTGCCTGCAAGAGCAGCTCATCTCGGCGCGCGAGGCGTTGCGCGAGCTGGCGCTGCACGATTCACTGACCAAGCTTTGGAATCGCGCCGCGATTCACGACATGTTGGCAGTCGAAGTCAGCCGCAGTCGTCGCGAGGGGGCCTCGCTGGCGGCCATCGTGGCCGACTTGGATCACTTCAAACTCATCAATGATACGCATGGCCATCTCGTCGGCGACGCAGTCCTATCAGCGACCGCGAAGGCGCTGACGCAGTCGACGCGCCCCTACGATCCCATCGGTCGGATTGGTGGCGAGGAGTTTTTGATTCTCCTGCCGGGTTGCAATCAGGTCAACGCCGTGAGCCATGCCGAGCGTTTGCGGGCGGCTGTTGAGCGGTTGAGCGTAGAGACCGCCAGTGGTCTGATCAATGTCACGGCCAGCATTGGCGTCGCGGTCTTGGACCGGGGATCCGAGGCGGAAGCGTTTGAGCTGATCCGTTCCGCCGACGAAGCCCTGTATCGCGCCAAGCGCAACGGGCGCAATCGCGTCGAGTGTAACCGAGTCTCCGGCCCGCTGCCGGAACTGACCACGGTGTAA
- a CDS encoding response regulator: MSMINRNMSVLDAQTRDRASELASQHEHFIHARTDRMFGVLLIVQWLAGIAAAAWISPRAWSGLDSYTHPHVWAAVLLEGLIISAPLCLICWQPGRTLTRHVVAVAQMLTSAVLIHLMGGRIETHFHVFGSLAFLAFYRDWRVLITASVVVAADHFFRGLYWPESIYGTLAASSVRWLEHAGWVVFEDIFLVLACVQGKREIWEIAVRTAQLEVTNANIEQTVVERTAELRASETELQRAKELAESANRAKSEFLANMSHEIRTPLNGIIGMTELALDTPLTRGQREYMQTAQSCANSLLLLINDVLDVSKIEAGKFALDNVGFNVYDTLGDTIKTLALRAHDKGLELACHILPNVPEDLVGDPGRLRQIIVNLVGNAIKFTERGEVILQAAVESQGADEVCLHITVSDTGIGIPADKTDSIFRAFEQADPSTTRNYGGTGLGLNIVTKLTEMMRGRIWVESEIGRGSAFHVTARFGMQKSSPPRRDADLRETLRDLRVLVVDDNATNRRILDEVLRQWHVRPTLVSDGQAALAAIRQAHAQQSPYRLVLLDGQMPNMDGFVLAEQIKKDALIAGPTLMMLSSAGHLSHSERCRLAGITSYLVKPIKQAELLEGILAALNPRDDSAAGAVDPTSSGAAEAVSLARQLRILLAEDNVVNQRLGVAILEKRGHVVTVVDNGRKALAASRTERFDIILMDVQMPDMDGLQATAAIREREKKSGIHVPIIALTARAITADRERCLAAGMDEYVTKPFRPQDLIATIERLIPVGGQPMPVTPPLADTTGRVPAAKAPAPSGRTRGVVTPANTAGIIDLAALRARVEDDTELLLEMIELFLDSAPTLLDEVAAGVQHGDARAVQLSAHALKGAMQSLGATAGARAALRLETIGITGDMTHADESVASLKEEFERLTFALAQTAKEAAV, encoded by the coding sequence ATGTCCATGATCAATCGAAATATGTCGGTCCTTGACGCACAGACGCGGGACCGTGCCAGCGAGCTGGCCAGCCAGCACGAGCACTTTATCCACGCGCGCACCGATCGGATGTTCGGCGTGTTGCTGATCGTGCAATGGCTAGCCGGCATTGCCGCAGCAGCCTGGATTTCGCCACGCGCATGGTCCGGCTTGGACAGCTATACGCATCCCCACGTGTGGGCGGCTGTGCTGCTGGAGGGCTTGATCATCAGCGCTCCTTTATGCCTGATCTGTTGGCAGCCGGGACGGACATTGACGCGGCACGTCGTCGCTGTGGCGCAGATGCTAACGTCTGCGGTCTTGATTCATCTCATGGGGGGACGCATCGAGACGCACTTTCATGTGTTCGGTTCGCTGGCGTTTCTGGCATTTTATCGTGATTGGCGCGTGCTGATCACGGCATCGGTCGTCGTGGCGGCCGATCATTTTTTCAGAGGGTTGTACTGGCCGGAATCGATCTACGGCACGCTGGCCGCTTCCTCGGTGCGGTGGCTCGAACATGCGGGGTGGGTTGTCTTCGAGGACATTTTTCTTGTCCTGGCCTGTGTGCAGGGCAAACGCGAGATCTGGGAAATCGCCGTGCGTACGGCGCAGCTAGAGGTGACTAATGCCAATATCGAGCAGACCGTGGTGGAACGTACCGCGGAACTGCGTGCGAGCGAAACGGAGTTGCAGCGAGCGAAGGAGCTGGCCGAATCAGCCAATCGCGCCAAAAGCGAGTTTCTGGCCAACATGAGCCACGAGATTCGCACCCCGCTCAATGGCATCATCGGCATGACCGAACTGGCGCTCGATACCCCACTGACGCGCGGCCAGCGCGAGTACATGCAGACGGCCCAGTCGTGCGCCAACTCTTTACTACTGCTCATCAACGACGTGCTCGATGTCTCGAAGATCGAGGCCGGCAAGTTCGCTTTGGACAATGTCGGTTTCAACGTGTACGACACGCTTGGCGACACGATCAAGACCCTGGCGCTGCGTGCCCACGACAAGGGCCTGGAACTGGCCTGCCACATTCTCCCCAACGTTCCCGAGGACTTGGTCGGCGACCCTGGTCGCTTGCGCCAGATCATTGTCAACCTGGTGGGAAACGCCATCAAATTCACCGAACGCGGCGAGGTGATCCTGCAAGCTGCAGTCGAATCGCAGGGTGCCGACGAAGTGTGCTTGCACATTACCGTGAGTGACACGGGGATTGGCATACCGGCAGACAAGACGGATTCGATTTTCCGTGCTTTCGAACAGGCCGATCCCTCGACGACGCGCAACTACGGCGGTACAGGGCTCGGCTTGAACATCGTTACCAAGTTGACCGAAATGATGCGTGGTCGGATCTGGGTAGAGAGCGAAATCGGCCGCGGCAGCGCATTTCACGTGACGGCGCGGTTCGGCATGCAAAAAAGCTCACCACCGCGGCGCGATGCGGACTTGCGCGAAACGTTGCGAGATTTGCGCGTGCTGGTCGTGGACGACAACGCCACGAATCGCCGTATCCTCGACGAGGTGCTGCGACAATGGCACGTGCGTCCCACGCTCGTCAGCGACGGCCAAGCCGCGCTAGCGGCAATCCGCCAGGCGCACGCGCAGCAAAGTCCTTATCGCCTGGTGCTGCTCGACGGCCAGATGCCCAACATGGACGGGTTCGTGCTCGCCGAGCAAATCAAAAAGGACGCGCTCATCGCCGGGCCGACGCTGATGATGCTCTCCTCGGCCGGGCACTTGTCCCATTCAGAACGTTGCCGTCTGGCCGGCATAACTTCGTACTTGGTCAAACCTATCAAGCAAGCGGAACTGCTGGAGGGGATCCTGGCTGCCTTGAATCCGCGCGACGACAGCGCCGCCGGTGCTGTTGACCCGACCAGCAGTGGCGCCGCCGAGGCGGTCAGCTTGGCGCGGCAGCTGCGCATTTTGTTGGCGGAAGACAACGTGGTGAATCAACGGTTGGGCGTTGCCATCCTGGAAAAGCGTGGGCACGTGGTCACAGTCGTCGACAATGGTCGCAAAGCCCTGGCAGCATCCCGCACAGAGCGATTCGACATCATCTTGATGGATGTGCAAATGCCGGACATGGACGGGCTACAGGCTACGGCCGCGATCCGCGAACGCGAGAAGAAATCCGGCATTCACGTCCCCATCATTGCGCTTACCGCGCGAGCGATTACGGCCGATCGCGAACGGTGCCTGGCGGCTGGCATGGATGAGTACGTCACCAAACCGTTTCGACCTCAAGATTTGATCGCCACGATCGAACGGCTGATCCCGGTCGGCGGACAACCGATGCCGGTAACACCTCCGTTGGCTGACACCACCGGCCGTGTGCCAGCGGCGAAGGCCCCGGCTCCTTCGGGACGAACGCGCGGCGTCGTGACGCCCGCTAACACGGCGGGGATCATAGATCTGGCCGCGCTGCGAGCCCGCGTCGAAGACGACACCGAATTACTACTGGAAATGATCGAACTGTTTCTCGATAGCGCTCCCACGCTATTGGACGAAGTCGCGGCCGGCGTACAGCACGGCGATGCTCGCGCCGTGCAACTATCGGCGCACGCCCTCAAAGGCGCCATGCAAAGCCTGGGAGCGACTGCCGGTGCGCGTGCCGCGCTGCGGTTGGAGACGATCGGCATAACGGGCGACATGACCCATGCCGACGAGTCGGTGGCATCGCTGAAAGAGGAATTCGAGCGTCTCACATTTGCACTTGCCCAAACGGCCAAGGAGGCCGCGGTATGA